The Deltaproteobacteria bacterium genome segment CCGGCCGGAGCGTCGATGGTCAGAGGCGCCACCGTGTACACACATTGCTGGGTCCCGGCCTGGACAATGGTGAACGTATGGCCGTCAATGATTATGGTTCCGGTTCTGGAACTGGAGGAAGTATTCCTGGAAACGCTGTAGGAAACAGTCCTGCTTCCGGTGTAGCCGCTTCACGGACACGGGGCGCTGATCCAGCCTGAAGCAGTGTCCACTCTCCAATTGCATGTTCTTGGGGCCGTGACCGAGATGGTTCCGCTATAGACCTCGGGACCGATCTCCACCCCCGAGGGCGAAATGGAGGTCACGCAGGCCGACCACGCCGGATTCTGCCAACCAACCAGTATGAATGCCAAGCACATGGCCGTCCACACGCCACGTTTCACGTTCATCATCACACCTCGTAATCCCGAATATTTGTTCGTCGATGGGCCCTTGATTCGATCCGACCGGACCGATCTTTATCCGCCTCAGCCACCCCCGCTCGAACCTCCACTTGATTCCCCTCCCCCGTAGGAGGTCTTGCCGAGGTTTTTCTCGTAGCTGGCCGGAACCTTGGCACGGCTGTCCTTGTCGGCCATTTTCAGGTCCCGCTTCAGGGCCAGATCGGCAACCCCATCAGTCCAGACTCCTGACGCTCCCGACCAGACGGCCTTCCGGCCCGGGACGATACTCGATTTCTGACCATCCCGGCCGGTGATGGTCAAGGGATACTTAGCAAAGCCGGTCAGATAGGCCCAGGTCACCGGTCCGGAACCGGATTCCAAGGCCTTTTGCAGGGCCTCGAACCCTTCCAGCCCGGCAGGCGGACCACCCTCGACCATGACACCGCCGATCATCTTCCCGTCCACCAGGGCCTCGCCTCCGGAAGTCCGGACCAGCAGTCCGTTGTCGCTGTTCTTGGCCGCGACCCTGGCCGGCCACAAACGCATCATGCCCCAGCCCAGGCTCAAACGGCAGTGAAAATCCGAAGACTCGTTGCTCCCCCATGAGTGGGAAAAATCCTCCACTAGCAGGGCCGAATTCCCGGAAAGCACGACGACCATGCCGTCGGCGAACATAATTTGAACTTTTCCATCGAGCGGTACCAGGAGAAGGTCGCCGGTCCAGATGGGGATGTCGCCCGCAAGGTTCCGGATCTCGTTCCGGCCGACAACGGTTCCCCCACCCTCGGCCGATTGAACATAGGCCGCAATCTCGGCCTCCTGGGCCGGCGCCTGCCACCATCCCAGAAGCGATGCGATCAAAAAGAGGACAACAACTCGTCCTTTCATGGATACTCCTCGAGGTGGTTTTGTTTCCGTGGCCACAATGGACAAATTGTCAAATGTATTCAAGTCCGTCAAGGAACAGGAGGCATTTCTCAAACCAATCAGGGGCTTGCCTCCGCCTCAACGGACGGTTAGGAAAGGCCCCTTCCACCTTTGAACCCCGGAGACAATCATGCGCATCGTCCTGGCCACCGGCAACGCCGGCAAGATTCGGGAAATGACCCACCTTTTCGAAGTCCTGTATCCGGACATCCAAGTCCTTGGCCTCAAGGACTTTCCGGACGTCGTCGTGGCCGAGGAGACCGGTCTGACCTTTGAGGAGAATGCCAGGATAAAGGCCCTATCCATCTGCAAGGCAACAGGCCTTGTGGCCGTGGCCGATGATTCCGGCCTCGAGGTCGAGGCATTGGGAGGACGACCGGGAGTTCGCTCGGCCCGGTTCAGCTCCGAGGGCACTGACCAGGCCAACAACGCCAAACTTCTGCGGGAAATGGACGAAATACCCGACGAGCTACGAGATGCGGCATTTGTCTGCGCCATGGTCGCCTGTGCCCCGGACGGTCGGGAAATCGTTGCCCATGGTCGATGGCCGGGTCGCATCGGGCACGAGCCCAAGGGTGAGAACGGCTTTGGCTACGATCCCTTGTTCGTGGCCCCAGAACAGGGGCTGACCTCGGCCCAGCTCGACCCCGAGACCAAAAATACCCTCAGTCATCGAGGCCAGGCATTACGTTCACTTTTGGCCGCCTGGCCCGATCTGGTCTAGGGCTGAGGCCTCGACCCCTTCGTGACCGAATCGGCTCTCCGGCTCAAATCCGTTCTGGACCGCCCTCTGGTCGTCGGCAGTCGGACAGTCCCGTCACGGCTATTTCTGGCCCCCATGGCCGGCCTGACCCACATTGCCCTTCGCCAGGTCATCGACAGTTTCGGACCTGGCCGGGCCCTCTTGTGGACGGGCATGTGCGGGGCCAACGCCCTGCCCTCGACCCGTCCCGCTCTGTCCACGTCCTTTTCCTGGCGTCCCGAGGAACTCCCCCATCTCTGCTGCCAGATCCTCGGCTCCGAACCCGAAGCCATGGCCAGGGCCGCCATCCGGGTTCAGGACGAGGGTTTTTTCGGGGTGGACGTGAACATGGGCTGCTCCGTGTCGCAGGTCTGCCGGTTCGGGGCCGGGGCCGCCCTGCTCCGGGACCCGAACCGGGCCCTGGCCATTGTCGAGGCCATTCGCAGGGCCGTGTCCATCCCTCTGTTCGTCAAATTCCGCACCGGATGGACCGACGACCCGATCCCTGCCGTGGACCTAGCCCGTCGCCTGGAGGATGCCGGGGTCGACGCCCTGGTCTTCCATCCCCGCATCGCCCCGGACCGCCGGACCCGACCTCCAAGATGGGCCCACATCAGCCTTGTCCGCCGGGCCGTGTCCATCCCGGTCATCGGCAACGGCAACGTCTTTTCGGCCGAGGACTGCCTACGGATGATGGACGAGACCGGATGCCACGGTGTGTCCCTGGGCCGCCTGGCCGTGGCCCGGCCCTGGACCTTTGCATTGTGGCTGGACGGAGCCAACCCCGGGCCCAATCCCTGGCTCACCTCGACCCTGGCCCTGCTGGACGCCTTGGCCGAGCATTTTGGCGAAAAAGACGCCGTCCGCATCTACCTCGGGCACCTCCCCTACATCGCAGCCAATTTCGTTTTCGGCCATTCCATGCTCTCCCGATTGCGGAAAGGCCACACTGTCGACGAACTTCGAACCGCGGCCCACCTTGTCCTTGATCCCGCACCCGAGGTGTCCTTGCGGCCGTCAACCTTTCTGTTTACCATATGAACTCGTATCATCTCTGAAAATCCGAGGAATACCCATGATCAAGATCGTCACCTCCTGCGCCGACTGCCCTTTTCTCCGCAACCGCCCGGAAGGAGCGGCCTGCGCAGTGTCGGTCCCCACCAACCGGCCCCTGGATCCCAAGGAGCCACGACCCTCCTGGTGCCCGCTGAAGCGGGAACAGATCATCGTCAGGGACTACAAGTAGCGCCGGCCATGATCTGGTGGATCACCCTCGGCGGGTTCGCGTTCGGATGCGTGGTCATGTTCGCGATCATGCAGCACGACCGTGGCTTCGACCCTGAAAAGCCGCCGGACGACCTTCCCGACGGCCACAATCGGCAAGGGAACCAAAATGATACCGAAGCTCGTCCCACCAAAGAAATCGATCCGAAGAAAAAACCTTGACTTTTGCGAAATCAAGCGTATTGTTTCTTTCTTCAGTGACGCGGGGTGGAGCAGTATGGTAGCTCGTCGGGCTCATAACCCGAAGGCCGAAGGTTCAAATCCTTCCCCCGCTACCACAAAATCAAGGGCTTGGAGGGAAATCCTTCAAGCCCTTCATATTTTGTCCGACCCGCTCGGGATTTCAGGACCGGCCGCTTTCAATCCCATGAAAGCCCTTTTTTCCTTGGCATAGGTCTCATTGTAGTTATGCCCTAGTCAGGATCTGGACTTTCGTCCGTTCATCCATAATCTGGAAAGGCGCGAAGGAACAAAACCATAACCCAATGCAAGGAGGATAACGATGAAATCGAAAAAATCCCCGGCTACGACTCCTCAAGGCTCCAACAAGGAGGAGCGCAAGGCCAAGGTCATCGAGGTGCTGAACAAGGCCCGGACTATGGAGCTCTTCGCCATCTCCCAGTACATGAACCAGCACTATGGCCTGGATGCCATGGACTACGGCGAGATGGCCGCCAACATGAAGCTCATCGCCATCGACGAGATGCGCCACGCCGAGATGTTCGCCGAACGGGTCAAGGAACTGGGCGGGGAACCCGTCACTGGGTACGACGAAAAAATTCAGAAGGGCCAGGACGTTCAGACCATTTTCGCCTCCGACGCCACCCTGGAAGACGACACCGTGGACATCTACAATCAGTTCCTGCTGGTCTGCCGGGATAACGGCGACAGCATCAGCGTCAAGCTCTTCGAACAGATCATCGACGAGGAGCAGGCCCACTTCAATCATTTCGACAATGTCAGTGAGCACATCAAAACCCTGGGCAACGTCTATCTGTCCAAGATCGCCGGCACTTCCGCATCCACCGGCGGCTTTGGCAAGGGTTTCGTCCTCAATCAGGGGGCCTAGTCCTGAACGTCCCCGCACCTCCCCTGCCGGAACCCGGGAAGGGGAGGTGCGGTATCGCGGCCATTTGACCGTGAGTTGACCGGCGCGTTTTTCTCCGGGCTTGACCGCTCCTCCCGGCTGAGGCACCCTGCACCGTAGCGGGGATCGTCGGCCGGTCCGAAAGCTATCCCTCCTGCTCATCCAACGACAAAAAACCGCCGATTGCTTGGACGATGCCCCATGGAGCACTCTTCGGCCATCTTCGTCACCCTGGTCCAGAACGCGGCCCTCCTGCTGGCCTCGGCCCTGCTCTTCGACCTTTTTGGAACGAGGTGGAAGACCGAGTCCTCCCATCTCGTCCCCAAAATCGTCTTCGGCCTCATCCTCGGTGTCATCGGTATGGTCATCATGGTCACCCCCTGGACCTACATGCCCGGCGTGGCCTTCGACACCCGGTCGATTCTGATCGGCACCACCGGCCTGTTCTTCGGAGCCGTGCCCACGGCCGTGACCATGATCATGACCTCCGGTCTACGCATCCTGCAGGGCGGGTCCGGAATCTGGATGGGGGTAACGGTCATTGTCGTCTCCGGCCTCATCGGTCTGGCCTGGAGGCTGGCAAGACACCATCGGCTGGACACGATGACCTGGCGTGAGCTGCTCGGCTTCGGCCTTACTCTCCACCTGGCCATGCTCGCCTCCACCATCGCCCTGCCCCGAAACATCGCCTTTGAGGCCTTCTCGCACATCATAATTCCTGTGCTTCTGATCTATCCACTGTCCACGGCCCTCCTCGGCATGCTTATGGTCAGACGTCTCGTCCATGAACGGACCGAGGAACAGCTTCGGGCCAGTAAGGACGAACTCACCCGGACCTTGCGGATCATCGACGAGAGCATCAACATCATCTTCGTCACCGATGCCGAAGGGACTATCAAATACGTGAACCGGACCTTTGAGGCCCTCACCGGTTTCAGCCGAAACGAGGCCCTCGGCCGAAACCCTCGCATCCTGGCCTCGGGTGAAACCCCGAAGAGCCGGTACGAAGCGATGTGGAACGCGATCAAGTCCGGCGAAACCTGGCGAGGAATGATCAAAAACCGGAAAAAGGACGGCGGATTCTATTGGGCCAACGGCTTCATCTCCCCCATTCTTGACGACCAAGGCCAAATCACCCACTTCATGGCCATCCAGGAAGACATCACCGACAAGGTCGCCAGTCGTCAGGAACTACGATTCCTAGCCGAACACGACCGGATCACCGGTCTGGTCAACAGGCATCACTTCGTGGAGATCCTGGACCAGACCCTTGCCAAATCCATCGAGGGCCGGACCGTGGCTGGCCTGCTCCAGATTGACATCGATGGTTTCAAGCTGATCAATGATGCCTTTGGCCACACTGTGGGGGATCAGTTCCTCCGGGAGCTGTCCGAATTCTTTGTGCAGCAAATCCAAAAGAACGAACTCCTCCGGGAATCGCCGACACCAGTCACCGTGGGTCGGCTGGGCGGAGACGAGTTCGGGATCCTCCTCCCGGACCTCGATCTGGACGCGGCCCTGAACGTCGCCGAATCCCTGCGGACTTCCGTGGAGGGCGGCATCTTCCTGGCCGGAACAGTGAGGACCACCATCTGCCTCGGACTGGTCGAAATCCCCGGGCACGGTACCACCAGCGGTGAACTCCTTGTCAAGGTCAATGCGGCCACGGCCACAGCCAAGGAATCCGGCCAGAACCGATGCGTGATCTATCAGCAGGGCGACGCCTACCTGAACGAAGTCCATTCCAGCCTAAAGACTAAACAGACCATCATCCAGGCCCTGGACGCCGACCGCTTCGTGCCTTGGTTCCAGCCCATCCTGGACCTGAACACCGGCTTGGTCACCCATTACGAAGCCCTGGCCCGGCTGGTCGACGAAACCGGAAAAATCCTGGCCCCTGCCTTTTTCATCCCCACGGCGGAGCGCTTCGGTCTGATCTACCGCATCGACCAGATGATCATCGAGAAGACCATGCGTTTTCAGGCTGAACTCCAGGCCCGGGGCCTTACTCTGTCCTTCGGGGTGAACATCTCCGGCAAGAATCTGGGTGACCGGGAACTCCTCTCCCGGCTCCAGACCTTCATGGATGAGAGCAAGGCCGACCCGGGCCGCATTGTCTTCGAGCTGACCGAAACGGCCGCCATCAGAAACCTCAAGGAGGCCGTGGCCTTTGTCAGGGCCTTGAAGGAATGGGGATGCAAATTCTCCCTGGACGACTTCGGGGTCGGCTTCACCTCCTTCGCCCATCTGATCGAGATGGAAGTGGACTACCTGAAGATCGACGGGGCCTTTGTCCGACGGCTACCCGACACCCCCCGGGACCGGATTCTGGTCAAGACCATCGCTGACATGGCCCGCGGACTGGGCATCAGGACCGTTGCTGAATTTGTCGACCAACCCGAGACCATCCGAATTTTGCGGGACATCGGCGTGGACTTCGCCCAGGGTTATTTCATTGGTCGTCCCGCTCCGGACATCCTAGAGCGGGACGACCCGGACCTCGAGTTCGGGGCCGATTCCTGAGGGCCACCACCCCAACCCATCGCCGACCAAGGGATCCCATGACCATTCGCCAAGGCATTCTGCTGCTCGGCGCCATCGCCGGACTCATCCTGGCCTATGTCTTGGCGGACGGAGCCCTGGGCCAAATATCCGACTATCGGTTCAAACAGGCCATGGCCGAGAGATTGCGGCTCGCCCCAGCCCTGTCGGCCGTCGTCCACGAACTGCAACGGGAACGTGGCCTGGCCTCCGGCTATCTCGGCAATCCGACCCGGACCAACTTGGACCTCCTGCTGGCCCAGCATGTCCGCACAGACCAGGCCCTGGCTGACCGACGCCTGTCCAATGTTTCCCTCGAAAGGCTCCGAGCGGAACTCTTGACCACTCGTCGACAGATCGAAGACGGTCATATGTCCTGGGCCTCCGCCTTTGCCTTCTATGTCAGGGAAGTGGAGGAAATCCAAAGTCATCTGATCAAGCCGACCGAAACCGACCCCGTCATCGCCCCGGACCTTCAGGCTCTCGTCCACCTCATGTCGGCCAAGGAATACCTCGGGCAGATCAGGGCCATGGCCAATAAATCCCTGCACGACTGGGGGGAGGTCAACATGGAGACGAGCTACGGGGTGGCCCGGCTCGACGCTCGAAGGCTTGTTCGCATCGACCTCTTCCGCCGCTCGGCCTCCAAAGACCTGGAAGCTGCCTTCGACCGAATCATGGTCCAAATGGATGCTCGAAAAAGTCTGGAACTCGTCGGTTTGATCGCAAGCCCCTTCTTCCACATGGCCGACATCGATACCGACGAGTGGTTTCCCCTGACCAGCCGCCCCATCGACGCCATCCGCCAGGTTGAAGATTACGTCCTAGCATACATGACCCGAGAACTCGACGCAAGGATGCGGGCCATTCGGGCCAAGGCCCTCTTCGAGACCGTCGCGGCACTGATCGTCGTCGGAACCGTTCTGAGCCTTGTGGTCCTCACCACCCGCAGACTCCTGCGCATTCTGGACACCCTGGCCGAAAACATTGACAGAATCACTGGCTCACATGATTTTTCCACCCGCATCCCGAGCCATGCCCGGGGGGAAATCGGAACCATCGTCCGCGGCTTCAACACCCTCCTGGACACAGCAGAGACGCTTCTCAAGGAAAAACAGCGCCAGGCCTACACCGATGCCCTGACCGGCGTCCCCAACCGGCTCTACTTCACCGAAGTGGCCCACAACCAGATCGCCCGTCGGCAACGCCACTCCGGCCCCATGTCCTTGATCATGTTCGACATCGACCACTTTAAAAGGATCAACGACACCCACGGCCATGACGTTGGCGACGACGTTCTGCGGAAGTTGACCTCCCGTATCCAGGCCTCGGTCCGGTCCATCGACGTCTTTGCCCGCTGGGGCGGGGAGGAATTCATCATCCTTCTGCCCGACGACCCGCCCGAGGCGGCCATGGTCCTGGCCGAAAAACTGCGGTCCCTGGTCGAGGACACGGACTTCGGCCCGGCCG includes the following:
- a CDS encoding tRNA-dihydrouridine synthase family protein → MAGLTHIALRQVIDSFGPGRALLWTGMCGANALPSTRPALSTSFSWRPEELPHLCCQILGSEPEAMARAAIRVQDEGFFGVDVNMGCSVSQVCRFGAGAALLRDPNRALAIVEAIRRAVSIPLFVKFRTGWTDDPIPAVDLARRLEDAGVDALVFHPRIAPDRRTRPPRWAHISLVRRAVSIPVIGNGNVFSAEDCLRMMDETGCHGVSLGRLAVARPWTFALWLDGANPGPNPWLTSTLALLDALAEHFGEKDAVRIYLGHLPYIAANFVFGHSMLSRLRKGHTVDELRTAAHLVLDPAPEVSLRPSTFLFTI
- a CDS encoding diguanylate cyclase gives rise to the protein MTIRQGILLLGAIAGLILAYVLADGALGQISDYRFKQAMAERLRLAPALSAVVHELQRERGLASGYLGNPTRTNLDLLLAQHVRTDQALADRRLSNVSLERLRAELLTTRRQIEDGHMSWASAFAFYVREVEEIQSHLIKPTETDPVIAPDLQALVHLMSAKEYLGQIRAMANKSLHDWGEVNMETSYGVARLDARRLVRIDLFRRSASKDLEAAFDRIMVQMDARKSLELVGLIASPFFHMADIDTDEWFPLTSRPIDAIRQVEDYVLAYMTRELDARMRAIRAKALFETVAALIVVGTVLSLVVLTTRRLLRILDTLAENIDRITGSHDFSTRIPSHARGEIGTIVRGFNTLLDTAETLLKEKQRQAYTDALTGVPNRLYFTEVAHNQIARRQRHSGPMSLIMFDIDHFKRINDTHGHDVGDDVLRKLTSRIQASVRSIDVFARWGGEEFIILLPDDPPEAAMVLAEKLRSLVEDTDFGPADRVTVSFGVAGLHPDDDFDGLCKRADLALYESKNSGRNRVTLAR
- a CDS encoding bacterioferritin; the protein is MKSKKSPATTPQGSNKEERKAKVIEVLNKARTMELFAISQYMNQHYGLDAMDYGEMAANMKLIAIDEMRHAEMFAERVKELGGEPVTGYDEKIQKGQDVQTIFASDATLEDDTVDIYNQFLLVCRDNGDSISVKLFEQIIDEEQAHFNHFDNVSEHIKTLGNVYLSKIAGTSASTGGFGKGFVLNQGA
- the rdgB gene encoding RdgB/HAM1 family non-canonical purine NTP pyrophosphatase; its protein translation is MRIVLATGNAGKIREMTHLFEVLYPDIQVLGLKDFPDVVVAEETGLTFEENARIKALSICKATGLVAVADDSGLEVEALGGRPGVRSARFSSEGTDQANNAKLLREMDEIPDELRDAAFVCAMVACAPDGREIVAHGRWPGRIGHEPKGENGFGYDPLFVAPEQGLTSAQLDPETKNTLSHRGQALRSLLAAWPDLV
- a CDS encoding EAL domain-containing protein, which encodes MEHSSAIFVTLVQNAALLLASALLFDLFGTRWKTESSHLVPKIVFGLILGVIGMVIMVTPWTYMPGVAFDTRSILIGTTGLFFGAVPTAVTMIMTSGLRILQGGSGIWMGVTVIVVSGLIGLAWRLARHHRLDTMTWRELLGFGLTLHLAMLASTIALPRNIAFEAFSHIIIPVLLIYPLSTALLGMLMVRRLVHERTEEQLRASKDELTRTLRIIDESINIIFVTDAEGTIKYVNRTFEALTGFSRNEALGRNPRILASGETPKSRYEAMWNAIKSGETWRGMIKNRKKDGGFYWANGFISPILDDQGQITHFMAIQEDITDKVASRQELRFLAEHDRITGLVNRHHFVEILDQTLAKSIEGRTVAGLLQIDIDGFKLINDAFGHTVGDQFLRELSEFFVQQIQKNELLRESPTPVTVGRLGGDEFGILLPDLDLDAALNVAESLRTSVEGGIFLAGTVRTTICLGLVEIPGHGTTSGELLVKVNAATATAKESGQNRCVIYQQGDAYLNEVHSSLKTKQTIIQALDADRFVPWFQPILDLNTGLVTHYEALARLVDETGKILAPAFFIPTAERFGLIYRIDQMIIEKTMRFQAELQARGLTLSFGVNISGKNLGDRELLSRLQTFMDESKADPGRIVFELTETAAIRNLKEAVAFVRALKEWGCKFSLDDFGVGFTSFAHLIEMEVDYLKIDGAFVRRLPDTPRDRILVKTIADMARGLGIRTVAEFVDQPETIRILRDIGVDFAQGYFIGRPAPDILERDDPDLEFGADS